In Symmachiella dynata, the following are encoded in one genomic region:
- a CDS encoding adenosine kinase, which translates to MTYDVYGVGNALLDIQARVSDETLVKLNYAKGIMTLVDDATQADVLGELDGHPVNRCAGGSAANTIIGIADLGGTAAYAGKVGADALGEYCLADMRKMGVAIEVPPADGQTGTCVILITEDAQRTMLTSLGVSSTLGPDDIDEAEIRKANYVYVEGYLFTGESTRAAAMKTIELAKANDVKVAFTVSDPFLINLFKDDFWKLIEGPVDLLFCNLDEARSLTGKADAIDCAQEIHQHAENVALTLGGDGSLLMHDGKAIPIEGVEVDAIDTTGAGDMYAAGLLYGINNGMTWKQAGHLASHAAGRIVSQLGARLERRFTKEEIAQFMS; encoded by the coding sequence ATGACTTACGACGTGTACGGCGTGGGGAACGCCTTGTTGGATATTCAAGCTCGGGTCTCTGACGAGACTTTGGTCAAGCTGAACTACGCCAAGGGAATCATGACCCTCGTCGACGATGCCACGCAGGCCGACGTGTTGGGAGAACTGGACGGGCATCCTGTCAATCGCTGCGCGGGCGGATCAGCGGCCAATACGATTATCGGTATCGCCGACCTGGGTGGGACTGCTGCCTATGCCGGCAAAGTGGGCGCCGACGCTTTGGGAGAGTATTGCCTGGCTGATATGCGAAAAATGGGTGTGGCCATCGAAGTTCCTCCTGCCGACGGCCAAACCGGCACCTGCGTGATTCTGATCACCGAAGACGCCCAGCGGACCATGCTCACCAGTCTGGGCGTTTCGTCCACGCTGGGTCCGGACGACATCGACGAAGCGGAGATCCGCAAAGCGAATTACGTGTACGTCGAAGGGTATCTGTTCACCGGCGAATCGACGCGGGCGGCGGCCATGAAGACGATTGAGTTGGCCAAAGCCAACGACGTAAAAGTCGCGTTTACCGTGTCGGACCCGTTTTTGATCAACTTGTTCAAAGATGATTTCTGGAAATTGATCGAGGGGCCAGTCGATTTATTGTTCTGCAATCTTGACGAAGCCCGCAGCTTGACTGGCAAAGCGGATGCGATCGACTGTGCCCAGGAAATTCACCAGCATGCGGAGAATGTCGCACTCACGCTAGGTGGAGACGGTTCGCTGTTGATGCATGACGGAAAGGCGATCCCCATCGAAGGGGTTGAGGTCGATGCGATCGACACGACCGGAGCGGGTGACATGTACGCCGCCGGATTATTGTATGGCATCAACAACGGCATGACTTGGAAACAAGCCGGCCACCTGGCCTCACACGCCGCCGGCCGCATCGTCTCACAACTCGGCGCACGCCTGGAACGACGATTCACGAAAGAAGAAATTGCCCAGTTCATGTCTTAG
- a CDS encoding sulfurtransferase has translation MPFNHSRPFTAILSACLVMTFMPGAVRAEEAAETEKTKLLLSAGEVKQLIDAADQSAVILLDIQDRDAFSKAHLPGARWIDVAEWKAAAMADSGDGLTNRQRWIELGSELGLARDGRIVVYGGALPNAARVWWLLKYLGCQHVSLLNGGIDFWQKQDLPVTHKPIDFKTSKFQPTFQKHRLARIDNVKQAVQDGSLFVFDTRSKAEFAAGRVPGAAHLEWVRLLTDDGTFKSAAELRRMFQALNLKPQHTAVTYCRSGGRASVEAFALELAGYENVQNYFCSWQEYSSDAEAPVEK, from the coding sequence ATGCCGTTCAACCATTCACGACCTTTCACTGCGATTCTATCCGCTTGCTTGGTGATGACGTTCATGCCGGGTGCCGTACGTGCGGAGGAAGCGGCGGAGACGGAGAAAACCAAACTCCTGCTGTCAGCCGGCGAGGTCAAACAGCTGATCGACGCAGCTGATCAATCGGCGGTCATTCTGTTGGATATCCAAGACCGTGACGCTTTTTCCAAGGCGCATCTCCCCGGCGCTCGCTGGATCGACGTCGCAGAGTGGAAAGCCGCGGCAATGGCTGATAGCGGCGACGGCTTGACGAATCGGCAGCGTTGGATCGAGTTGGGGAGCGAACTGGGATTGGCACGCGACGGGCGAATCGTTGTTTATGGCGGCGCGCTTCCTAATGCTGCGCGGGTGTGGTGGTTACTCAAGTATCTCGGTTGTCAGCACGTGAGCTTGCTAAATGGGGGCATCGATTTTTGGCAGAAACAGGACTTGCCCGTTACCCATAAGCCGATCGATTTCAAAACATCCAAATTCCAGCCGACGTTTCAAAAACATCGCCTTGCCCGCATCGACAACGTCAAGCAGGCGGTCCAGGACGGAAGCTTATTTGTCTTCGACACCCGCAGCAAAGCCGAATTCGCAGCCGGTCGCGTGCCCGGTGCGGCGCATTTGGAATGGGTTCGCTTGCTGACCGACGATGGAACCTTTAAGTCCGCTGCAGAATTGCGACGCATGTTTCAAGCGCTCAATCTGAAACCCCAGCACACAGCGGTGACCTATTGCCGTAGCGGTGGTCGGGCTTCGGTCGAGGCCTTTGCGCTGGAGTTGGCAGGCTACGAAAACGTGCAGAACTACTTTTGCAGTTGGCAGGAGTACAGCAGCGATGCGGAGGCACCGGTGGAGAAGTGA
- a CDS encoding serine/threonine protein kinase has protein sequence MNLPIDQPDSRSESTPSSSFAEASGGAPVTGPETVVNPEGRPDYAPPVQAAAAASTPVTDPSAWHHLFPTANDNESVDASPIGVELDHFVIEERIRSGGMGAVFRARDIRMGRSVALKVMPPRQTLNPAAVRRFQNEAQAAAQLDHDNIARAYYVGEDKGLHFIAFEFVTGINIAEMISKQGRLPVDDALNYTLQVASALVHTSERGVVHRDIKPSNIIITPKGRAKLVDMGLARNENREASADLTVAGTTLGTFDYISPEQAKDPRAVDVRSDIYSLGCTLYHMLTGQAPYPGGTMLQKLLDHQGKDAPDPAAKNPYVSDDLAAVVRKMMASDPKRRYQTADELLRDLMLVAGAMGLRSLNPEGLVWMSSRPLSAPFWERHLPWMSTFAALIILVTVASFLPGRVADGPESISPADSTTEQADNGTGAKASDTEIAKLPSAPQREVIVTKNQNPDLEATVPGSAGKGDETPHSLDDERTPAVAETRSTDPKIPPATRTNQDLPSRFVIGPSENEQFRLGPEGNGSYVTALLPPLPIETAEPVAQPTPDEIGNRMQQPRARTVTAEPIADRPFIVLGIDGAENREYRSLEAACTDAVDGGKIELRYNGIRRERTPIRIEGKRITIRAGFGFRPTLELAPSQSPLADYRNHFINVVGGALEMANVNLLLTINEGFPSDRWAIFSLEQPESVQMEGVTVTVENRDRHRQIAVFDLSSRTNFSDMPMPDNGTLKPLQVMISRCVFRGGCDFLTVHQQTGSQFTIENTLLALWPNGTVVRVLGGMYEPDDDEYVDFTLKHCTVLLSHSLVVMSSDTVPHKLIPVQVTATNNIISSFENCPLVEMSGRAPVNDFRDLIQWSGKYNFYDLFSDFWQIESDSTDEGLDTLDFEDWQKWRTVNEVDAYNELIYWEERQQKSWRDMPASMLTPNNVRLDPTITNRASSGTATGSQAGARLDELPTLSRSRDGENE, from the coding sequence ATGAACCTTCCGATTGACCAACCCGACTCGCGGAGCGAATCGACTCCGAGCAGTTCGTTCGCTGAGGCGAGCGGGGGGGCGCCGGTGACTGGACCGGAAACGGTCGTCAATCCCGAGGGACGGCCTGATTATGCACCACCTGTGCAGGCGGCAGCCGCGGCGTCGACTCCGGTCACTGATCCGTCGGCATGGCATCATCTGTTTCCCACAGCCAATGACAACGAATCGGTCGATGCCAGTCCGATTGGTGTGGAACTGGACCACTTTGTTATTGAAGAGAGAATTCGCTCCGGAGGGATGGGAGCGGTGTTTCGCGCGCGGGACATCCGTATGGGTCGCAGCGTCGCGCTGAAGGTGATGCCTCCGCGTCAAACTCTCAACCCAGCGGCCGTCCGTCGATTTCAAAACGAGGCACAAGCGGCTGCACAACTCGATCATGACAATATTGCCCGCGCGTATTACGTGGGCGAAGACAAGGGGCTGCACTTTATTGCTTTTGAATTCGTCACTGGCATCAATATTGCCGAGATGATTTCTAAGCAGGGGCGGTTGCCGGTCGACGATGCGTTGAACTACACGTTACAAGTGGCCTCGGCATTGGTGCACACTTCGGAACGGGGCGTGGTGCACCGCGATATCAAACCCTCGAATATTATCATTACCCCCAAAGGCCGGGCCAAATTGGTCGACATGGGGCTGGCCCGCAATGAAAACCGCGAGGCCAGTGCCGACCTAACGGTTGCCGGGACGACCTTGGGCACGTTCGATTATATTTCGCCGGAGCAGGCCAAGGACCCACGCGCAGTCGACGTTCGTAGCGACATCTATTCGCTGGGGTGCACGTTGTACCACATGCTCACGGGCCAAGCGCCGTATCCCGGCGGCACGATGCTGCAAAAATTACTGGACCACCAAGGCAAAGATGCGCCCGATCCGGCCGCTAAAAATCCGTACGTCTCCGATGATTTGGCGGCGGTTGTCCGCAAAATGATGGCCAGTGACCCCAAGCGGCGGTACCAGACGGCGGACGAATTGTTGCGGGATTTGATGTTGGTCGCTGGGGCAATGGGACTGCGGAGTCTGAACCCCGAAGGATTGGTCTGGATGTCCTCCCGACCGTTGTCGGCACCATTTTGGGAACGTCATCTGCCCTGGATGTCGACATTTGCCGCATTAATTATCCTGGTAACGGTCGCGAGTTTTCTGCCAGGTCGAGTTGCGGATGGTCCTGAAAGCATTTCACCAGCCGATTCCACAACCGAACAGGCCGACAATGGAACTGGTGCGAAGGCTTCCGATACTGAAATCGCTAAATTGCCAAGTGCTCCACAGCGTGAGGTCATAGTTACTAAAAACCAAAACCCCGACTTGGAGGCAACTGTCCCAGGCAGTGCTGGCAAGGGAGACGAAACACCGCATTCTCTCGATGACGAGCGAACTCCGGCTGTCGCGGAGACGCGTTCAACCGATCCAAAAATTCCTCCCGCAACGCGCACCAACCAAGATTTGCCCAGCAGGTTTGTCATCGGCCCGTCGGAAAATGAACAATTTCGTCTGGGACCCGAAGGCAACGGTAGCTATGTGACTGCTTTGTTACCGCCGCTGCCAATCGAGACCGCCGAACCCGTTGCGCAACCCACGCCGGATGAAATTGGGAATCGGATGCAGCAACCTCGGGCGCGAACAGTGACCGCTGAGCCGATAGCAGACCGTCCCTTCATCGTGTTAGGGATTGATGGCGCTGAGAATCGCGAGTATCGCTCCTTAGAAGCGGCCTGTACTGATGCGGTGGATGGCGGCAAAATTGAGCTGCGGTACAACGGCATTCGCCGAGAGCGGACGCCGATTCGGATTGAAGGCAAACGCATCACGATTCGCGCGGGTTTCGGTTTTAGACCGACGCTGGAATTGGCCCCGTCGCAGAGTCCGCTCGCAGACTACCGCAATCATTTTATCAACGTCGTCGGCGGCGCCTTAGAGATGGCCAATGTCAATTTGTTATTGACGATCAACGAAGGGTTCCCGTCGGATCGTTGGGCGATTTTTTCGTTAGAGCAACCCGAGTCGGTGCAGATGGAGGGGGTCACCGTCACGGTGGAAAACCGCGATCGCCATCGCCAAATTGCGGTGTTCGATCTCTCCTCCCGCACGAATTTCAGCGATATGCCCATGCCTGACAACGGCACATTGAAGCCCTTGCAGGTGATGATTTCTCGATGTGTGTTTCGCGGCGGGTGCGATTTTTTAACGGTCCATCAACAGACCGGATCGCAGTTCACCATTGAGAATACGCTGTTGGCGCTCTGGCCAAACGGAACCGTCGTGCGTGTTTTAGGCGGGATGTATGAACCCGATGATGATGAGTATGTCGATTTTACGCTCAAGCACTGTACGGTGCTGTTGAGTCACAGCTTGGTGGTCATGTCCAGCGATACCGTGCCGCACAAGTTGATTCCCGTGCAAGTCACCGCCACAAACAATATCATTAGCAGTTTTGAAAATTGCCCGCTGGTCGAAATGTCCGGCCGCGCACCGGTGAACGATTTTCGTGATTTGATTCAATGGTCCGGCAAGTACAACTTCTACGACCTTTTCTCCGATTTTTGGCAAATCGAATCCGACTCGACCGATGAGGGCCTGGATACGCTGGATTTTGAAGACTGGCAGAAATGGCGAACCGTCAATGAGGTCGATGCCTACAACGAACTCATTTATTGGGAAGAACGGCAGCAGAAAAGTTGGCGCGATATGCCCGCCTCAATGCTGACTCCCAACAACGTGCGGCTTGATCCGACGATTACCAATCGCGCATCCAGCGGAACCGCCACCGGAAGCCAAGCCGGCGCGCGTCTCGACGAGTTGCCCACACTCTCGCGTTCTCGTGACGGTGAAAATGAATAG
- a CDS encoding metallophosphoesterase family protein yields the protein MKILVVSDIHANWPALQAIEESFDACLFLGDLVDYGTDPLPCIDWVQKNATLAVRGNHDHAVAQRVAVRGGSPFRRLTAATRQAQYNAITPDKMRYLSRLPVTASQTIDGLKFHLVHATPRDPLDEYLYEDPEGWSARLKHVDADFVCVGHTHQQFHIKLDGVEILNPGSVGQPRDGDPRAAYAVIENGKVELRRVAYDIDASLEQMRSAGVESWVLQMAEAVLRTGGRSRGEHPE from the coding sequence ATGAAGATTCTTGTCGTTTCCGATATTCACGCCAATTGGCCCGCTCTCCAGGCGATTGAAGAATCATTCGATGCTTGTCTATTTTTGGGAGATTTGGTGGACTATGGCACGGACCCGCTCCCTTGCATCGACTGGGTGCAAAAAAATGCGACGCTTGCCGTGCGCGGCAATCATGACCACGCGGTCGCACAGCGCGTCGCCGTGCGCGGTGGGTCGCCGTTTCGCAGACTAACAGCCGCCACGCGTCAGGCCCAATACAACGCCATCACCCCCGATAAAATGCGGTACCTTTCCCGTTTGCCGGTGACTGCGTCGCAAACAATCGACGGACTTAAATTTCATCTGGTGCATGCGACTCCGCGTGATCCACTGGACGAATACCTGTACGAAGATCCCGAAGGCTGGTCTGCTCGCCTGAAGCACGTCGATGCCGATTTTGTCTGCGTCGGTCACACGCATCAACAGTTTCACATCAAACTCGATGGAGTTGAGATTCTTAACCCCGGCAGCGTTGGTCAACCCCGCGACGGCGACCCACGTGCTGCTTATGCGGTGATTGAGAATGGAAAAGTCGAATTGCGACGCGTGGCATACGATATCGACGCCAGCTTAGAACAGATGCGCAGCGCAGGGGTGGAGAGTTGGGTGCTGCAGATGGCTGAAGCCGTGTTACGCACCGGCGGTCGTTCGCGCGGCGAACATCCCGAGTGA
- a CDS encoding cell division protein FtsQ/DivIB, whose amino-acid sequence MGTIAAIAIGFEIAVNRLAAKVDIKDVGRAYVPGKPPALTTRNIMAKKSRTKTRTRSKPSPDSGWGSALVKGLFQPGRLLVLAAAIVTAIVIRITVGWLPDLAERDEYIVNATTVEVTSPPRMVPPNFVQQAFERSDMPEQMSLLDESVTQRVHDALQRHPWVAEVSRVSKQAPGRIVADLKYRRPIAMVEVARGVYPIDPDGTLLPPADFTVSDAQRYPLVEGVVSTPQGPEGTNWGDPAVNGAADLATLLESSWEEFQLEKIHCRPGLSDSTPAFELISRGGSRIMWGCAPAEARPGEPDAEQKIQRLRKYLKHFGNFEKPDGPYEIDIRHWQEISRTPLTVGLERSVR is encoded by the coding sequence GTGGGCACGATCGCAGCGATAGCAATTGGTTTTGAGATCGCTGTCAACCGGCTGGCAGCGAAGGTCGATATCAAGGATGTGGGGCGTGCGTACGTCCCTGGAAAACCTCCTGCATTGACCACGCGGAATATTATGGCGAAGAAGTCACGAACCAAAACGCGGACCCGGTCCAAACCGTCGCCGGACTCCGGATGGGGATCTGCGTTGGTGAAAGGATTGTTTCAACCCGGACGCTTACTGGTTCTTGCCGCTGCGATCGTGACGGCAATAGTCATACGAATCACCGTCGGCTGGCTGCCGGATCTGGCGGAACGTGATGAATACATCGTCAATGCAACGACCGTGGAGGTGACGTCGCCGCCACGGATGGTTCCGCCGAATTTTGTCCAGCAGGCGTTCGAGCGATCCGACATGCCGGAGCAGATGTCACTGTTGGATGAGTCGGTCACTCAACGCGTACACGATGCGCTACAGCGCCACCCCTGGGTCGCGGAAGTTTCCCGTGTTTCGAAACAGGCGCCGGGACGGATTGTGGCGGATTTGAAATATCGTCGCCCTATTGCCATGGTCGAAGTTGCCCGCGGAGTCTATCCAATTGACCCCGACGGCACCTTACTCCCTCCCGCTGACTTTACGGTCAGCGATGCCCAGCGGTACCCATTGGTGGAAGGAGTCGTATCGACTCCCCAAGGACCGGAAGGGACGAATTGGGGGGATCCAGCAGTCAACGGCGCTGCTGATTTAGCAACACTGCTTGAGTCCTCTTGGGAAGAATTTCAACTGGAAAAAATCCATTGCCGCCCCGGTCTCTCCGACAGCACACCTGCTTTCGAATTGATTTCGCGCGGCGGTTCCCGAATCATGTGGGGTTGCGCGCCGGCCGAAGCGCGTCCCGGCGAACCGGATGCTGAACAAAAGATCCAACGGCTTCGTAAATACTTGAAACACTTTGGAAACTTCGAAAAGCCCGATGGCCCCTATGAAATCGATATTCGCCATTGGCAGGAAATTTCACGGACGCCGTTGACTGTTGGGTTGGAGAGGTCTGTGCGGTGA
- a CDS encoding SMP-30/gluconolactonase/LRE family protein, whose product MRLLIAITICVCGLSTLHAEELPKPTGAAIVDPDAKWELLFTRSADVQGGLTEGPAVAPDGSIYFTDIPLAPDRGMIMRFDPKTKKTTLFTAKSGKANGLIFDADGFLLACEGSDDGGRRVSRWDVKTGESKTIADRFRGKKFNAPNDLCVDAQGRIYFTDPRYLGSEPREIEYRAVYRIDPDGSVIEITRDTLKPNGIALSPDGRTLYVADHDNGEDRIGANTNPPPLPGPMKIYAFPLNEAGIVDVERRTIVDFGDQAGCDGMTIDAEGNIYLTARSLKRPGVLVVNPDGEEVAFIPTGPPNQKRDPNHPPVGIPSNAEFGIGDEINVLYVTTDLSLYRIPLKSKGFHVQYGDRIR is encoded by the coding sequence ATGCGCCTGCTGATTGCAATCACGATTTGCGTTTGCGGACTGTCGACATTGCACGCTGAGGAACTGCCCAAGCCCACAGGCGCGGCCATCGTGGACCCTGATGCCAAATGGGAATTGCTGTTTACGCGGTCCGCCGATGTCCAAGGGGGACTGACCGAGGGCCCCGCGGTTGCGCCCGATGGCAGTATTTATTTCACCGATATTCCGCTGGCGCCGGATCGCGGCATGATCATGCGGTTTGATCCGAAGACGAAAAAGACGACGCTCTTTACCGCAAAGAGCGGTAAGGCGAACGGTCTGATCTTTGACGCGGACGGCTTTCTGTTGGCTTGCGAAGGCTCCGACGACGGTGGACGGCGCGTGTCGCGTTGGGATGTCAAAACGGGGGAGTCCAAAACGATTGCCGACCGTTTTCGCGGTAAAAAATTCAATGCGCCCAATGACCTCTGCGTCGACGCCCAGGGCCGCATTTATTTCACCGACCCTCGGTATTTGGGATCCGAACCGCGCGAGATTGAATACCGCGCTGTGTATCGCATCGACCCCGATGGCAGCGTGATTGAGATCACTCGCGACACCCTCAAACCCAATGGCATTGCTCTCAGCCCAGATGGGAGAACGCTGTATGTCGCCGACCACGATAACGGTGAAGACCGAATCGGCGCGAATACCAATCCACCCCCGTTGCCCGGTCCTATGAAGATCTATGCCTTTCCGCTGAATGAAGCGGGAATCGTCGATGTCGAACGGCGGACGATTGTTGACTTCGGCGATCAAGCGGGGTGTGACGGGATGACGATTGATGCGGAGGGAAATATTTATCTGACCGCACGGAGCCTCAAACGTCCCGGCGTGTTGGTCGTGAATCCCGATGGCGAGGAAGTTGCCTTTATTCCCACGGGTCCGCCGAATCAAAAACGGGACCCGAATCATCCCCCGGTGGGCATCCCCAGCAATGCGGAGTTTGGGATTGGCGACGAGATCAACGTGTTGTATGTCACGACCGATCTGAGCCTGTACCGCATTCCGCTGAAGAGCAAAGGCTTTCACGTGCAATACGGCGATCGCATTCGCTGA
- a CDS encoding polysaccharide deacetylase family protein, whose translation MMRALVAGITILVAVSQTAHSQETWAERLGYPAGKRVVILYADTMGASYEFSRPGQELLAKGRLNSVSVMSPCPWFEEFANWSRENPQHDIGVCLTLNSPGQLYRWRPLTGLNSKTSTLVDPKGYMWGTELQLGLMADPEEIRREIEAQIAKVRAAGIQPTHLHPFMGVLFMREDLLKIYLETAEKNWIPAVVLELTPEKIQHFRDNGVALSDEMIATVHKYRLPKLDDAHFVPEADSYEKKRDQFYELVKGLPPGLTQITAGPADKSLALEAIAPHWQQRVWENQLLNDKAVHDFLKKQDVIFTNWREIMERFENAGGQRPGKRGAAKEKEDLGQNRGITDDAVVRIPTFEEPQLSIDFD comes from the coding sequence ATGATGCGTGCATTGGTGGCAGGGATAACGATCCTCGTGGCCGTTTCACAGACGGCTCACAGCCAAGAGACTTGGGCGGAACGTTTGGGATATCCCGCCGGGAAACGCGTTGTGATTCTGTATGCCGACACGATGGGGGCCTCGTATGAATTTAGCCGTCCCGGCCAGGAACTATTGGCCAAAGGACGTTTGAATTCGGTCAGCGTCATGTCTCCCTGCCCGTGGTTCGAGGAATTCGCCAACTGGTCCCGCGAAAATCCGCAGCATGACATTGGTGTCTGCTTGACGCTCAATAGCCCGGGACAACTGTATCGCTGGCGTCCGCTCACGGGATTGAATAGCAAGACCTCCACGTTGGTTGACCCCAAAGGATATATGTGGGGAACGGAACTGCAATTGGGGTTGATGGCTGATCCTGAGGAGATTCGTCGCGAGATTGAGGCCCAGATCGCCAAAGTCCGCGCCGCGGGGATCCAACCCACGCACTTGCATCCCTTTATGGGCGTGTTGTTCATGCGTGAAGATCTGTTGAAAATCTATTTAGAAACCGCAGAGAAAAATTGGATTCCGGCTGTGGTTTTGGAACTGACTCCTGAAAAGATTCAGCATTTTCGTGACAACGGAGTAGCGCTGTCGGATGAGATGATTGCCACGGTCCACAAATACCGGTTGCCCAAACTCGACGACGCGCATTTCGTTCCCGAAGCGGACAGCTATGAAAAGAAACGCGATCAATTCTATGAACTGGTCAAAGGGCTGCCTCCAGGGCTGACGCAGATCACTGCTGGTCCTGCGGATAAGTCACTGGCACTCGAAGCGATTGCCCCACATTGGCAACAACGCGTTTGGGAAAACCAATTGTTGAACGACAAAGCCGTTCATGACTTTCTGAAGAAACAGGATGTGATCTTTACCAATTGGCGGGAAATCATGGAGCGGTTTGAAAACGCCGGCGGCCAGAGACCTGGCAAGCGTGGAGCTGCGAAAGAAAAAGAAGACCTGGGCCAAAACCGGGGCATCACTGATGATGCGGTCGTGCGGATTCCGACATTCGAGGAACCGCAATTGTCGATCGATTTTGATTAA
- a CDS encoding transposase produces the protein MATSRAKYDTDLADELWQLIHKHLPNARKCGPPRTIVRREITHAILYINRTGCARRMFIATQTPV, from the coding sequence ATAGCAACGAGTCGTGCGAAGTATGACACGGATCTAGCTGATGAACTATGGCAATTGATTCATAAGCATCTGCCGAATGCGCGCAAATGTGGACCGCCAAGAACCATTGTTCGGCGGGAAATTACTCATGCGATTCTGTACATCAATCGTACTGGCTGTGCCCGCCGTATGTTTATTGCAACTCAAACGCCTGTCTAA
- a CDS encoding WD40 repeat domain-containing protein — MHRALIFIMFFSVLMNKVYAQMPIVLKVGKGAIQDVAATSDGSFVVSFCGDRGVRVWDVNRQKEIHQFPSDGKTRCVDISPDGTHFIAGGDRANVVLRDVSTGKEVRQWSQIAVALSFSSDSKNVCLVDSSGNVKIIRLSDGAITKNTKIPSPFVAAFSHDGQRIASIGYGDVEQKVVRIWDIASGAEVVAMPGKAHQIKSIAWAPSDRQIMTGGSNGNAVIWDVATGTVDRTIALNHEVFSVQFSPDAKSALIGIGTTSIFKQRKSTGVIHLVEVSSGKSIFEYRTKTDAVFSVAFSENGELMIAGGQGGKIYLWKKHDTKDGR, encoded by the coding sequence ATGCACCGCGCATTGATATTCATTATGTTCTTTTCCGTTTTGATGAACAAAGTGTATGCACAAATGCCAATTGTGCTTAAGGTCGGAAAGGGGGCAATTCAAGATGTTGCGGCCACCTCCGACGGCAGTTTCGTAGTCTCCTTCTGCGGCGATCGCGGCGTGCGCGTTTGGGATGTGAATCGTCAAAAGGAGATTCATCAGTTCCCGTCGGATGGCAAAACGCGATGCGTTGATATCTCTCCTGATGGAACCCATTTTATTGCAGGCGGAGATCGTGCTAATGTCGTCCTTCGCGATGTTTCAACAGGAAAGGAAGTTAGGCAATGGTCGCAGATAGCTGTCGCGTTGAGTTTTTCAAGCGATAGTAAAAATGTTTGCCTGGTGGACAGCTCGGGAAATGTCAAGATAATCCGTTTATCCGATGGAGCAATTACCAAAAACACGAAGATCCCTTCACCCTTTGTCGCAGCATTTTCGCATGATGGTCAACGAATCGCTTCAATCGGCTACGGCGATGTCGAACAAAAGGTTGTGCGAATTTGGGATATCGCATCAGGTGCAGAAGTTGTAGCCATGCCTGGGAAGGCACACCAAATAAAAAGCATTGCGTGGGCGCCCTCGGACCGCCAAATAATGACAGGCGGGAGCAACGGGAATGCCGTCATCTGGGACGTGGCAACCGGGACTGTTGATCGGACGATCGCCCTCAACCACGAAGTATTTTCTGTTCAGTTTTCGCCTGATGCGAAGTCCGCACTTATCGGAATCGGAACTACATCTATTTTCAAGCAGCGGAAGTCTACTGGAGTCATCCATCTTGTCGAAGTATCTTCCGGGAAATCAATTTTTGAATATCGAACAAAAACCGACGCCGTCTTTAGCGTGGCATTTTCTGAGAATGGTGAGTTGATGATTGCTGGTGGACAAGGCGGCAAAATTTATCTTTGGAAGAAACACGATACGAAAGACGGTAGGTAG
- a CDS encoding metallophosphoesterase: MGNFSGIHYGLVSYMTVLNNLCAFKTFWIRATLIGAILCSFVTPVFAEDDAKFEPFTFVQLCDTQLGMGGYEHDIQTFRQAVKQINEMDPDFVVICGDLVNTANDTSFVDFKTIKSDLTVACYCAPGNHDVGKPDSKALKRYRETIGEDYFSLKHKGYTFVFTNTQLWKAPLKGESEKHAAWVAQTLSEAKQNQSPVMMVGHFPLFVKKPDEKETYYNLPLETRHQLLDLYKQNGVLAVLAGHTHTTIINDYDGMQLVNGEVTSKSFDKRPLGFRLWTVESLQTANHEFVPLTNQFEELKQK; encoded by the coding sequence ATGGGAAATTTCAGTGGAATTCATTACGGCTTGGTTTCATACATGACAGTCCTCAACAACCTGTGCGCTTTCAAAACCTTCTGGATTCGGGCCACTCTCATTGGCGCCATTCTCTGTTCTTTCGTGACTCCCGTTTTTGCTGAAGACGATGCGAAATTCGAGCCATTTACGTTTGTGCAGCTTTGCGACACGCAATTGGGGATGGGGGGATACGAGCATGATATCCAGACATTCAGGCAAGCGGTGAAGCAGATCAATGAAATGGATCCCGATTTTGTCGTGATTTGCGGCGATCTGGTCAATACGGCGAATGATACTTCATTCGTGGATTTTAAGACCATTAAGAGTGATTTGACGGTCGCCTGTTACTGTGCTCCGGGAAATCATGATGTAGGCAAACCAGATTCCAAGGCTCTGAAACGTTATCGCGAGACGATCGGTGAAGACTATTTCAGTCTCAAGCATAAAGGCTACACGTTTGTGTTCACCAACACTCAACTTTGGAAAGCACCGCTCAAAGGAGAATCTGAAAAGCATGCTGCCTGGGTGGCGCAGACCTTGTCCGAGGCCAAACAAAACCAATCGCCCGTCATGATGGTGGGGCACTTTCCGTTGTTTGTGAAAAAACCGGACGAAAAGGAAACGTATTACAATCTTCCATTAGAGACACGACATCAATTGTTGGACCTCTACAAACAAAATGGCGTGCTGGCAGTCCTGGCCGGTCATACACACACCACGATCATCAACGACTATGACGGCATGCAATTGGTGAATGGTGAAGTCACCAGCAAAAGTTTTGACAAACGCCCCCTGGGATTTCGACTGTGGACCGTGGAATCACTTCAAACAGCGAACCATGAATTCGTGCCTCTCACAAACCAATTCGAAGAACTAAAACAAAAGTAG